Sequence from the Metopolophium dirhodum isolate CAU chromosome 2, ASM1992520v1, whole genome shotgun sequence genome:
ggcgtgtttgtttttgtttcttttttcttttttaaggaCTATGCGGGCTTTAGCTCTTGTTTAAAAGAGTACAAAGTACTTATGTACAGATACAGGTAGACAACATATTTACAATGAGAAAGTTTTACAATAAGTTAACATAATTACAAACTTGGAAAGTCttaaagttttattgaaaagGATATAATACAATCTCTTGATTCGCGTCACATGTAATTAAGACGTAAATATAGATCGTACCTTCATATTATTTCTATTCTCCGTAAAAGTGATGTTGTTTCTGGGACTTTGGGCTTCATACGCCATCCGAAAAAAGTGTCTGGTCCAGCCCGCAGTTGTACCCTGCCACCCTGTGCGCACGACATTATTTATAACAGTGAACTACCCGtctacctacatatataataacTGCGTCAAAGAATGTATCGACCGATACAAATGACGACCACGACTACCACGATCATTGGTGTGCGTGGTATGcgtggtaggtaggtaggtaggtaacagcTGTAAAGGTAAATGCAGCTCAGGTGCAACGTCTTCCGACGACGAATATTAAAAACCACAATTAAGAAAATCCACGTTCCATAAAAGCTATACACGTGCGCGTGCAAGTCGCTGAtggattattaaaattttttcacagCTGCAGCCGTGGCTGATTTACGCGGGTATAAGACGTCACGCTGCTCGTCCAACGATAGTAATTTAgggggagaaaaaaaaatcttcttcCGCGTTATTGCTCACGCGACGGCCGTTGAAGGTGTATTTCCATCCGACAGCGATTGCAGTTGTACCGCGAAAatcgatttttcattaatgcaaaacaacacacacacacacacacacacacacacacacacacacacacacacacacacacacacacacacacacacacacacacacacacacacacacacacacacacacacacacacacacacacacacacacacacacacacacacacacacaggatataatatacaaatatcgtaCATGGTCAACATAACATCACGTGTCTATAATGTCTGTACGGCGAGATTCTATCCGTCTGATATTATTTCAGAGATTTTGTATTTCGGTCGACGCGTGTTGGGTATTTACTACGGCGAGCGAACCCGTCCGATATTATTTCAGTGCTCTCATACTTTGGCCGACCGTAACGAATAGTCAATATTACGCGAGCTGGGTATTTCTATACGATCAAGAAAACTGCGAAGTTTCTCATTCTGCTCTGGACGActcctatatttatttattttttttttttgtgtacattacgcacatttcaaatttttcataaCGCTCAAAGTTTTCGATTACGTAAATCAACTTTTTTCTATTTGATTCCAgaccattgtttttaattatacatcaTAGCCGGTATAGGgtttattttctaaaactttTCATGGCTGAATCATAGTTTTcggttcattaatttttattaaccaCGCGATCGTTtactgttattaaattaattaacggTTATgacttaaactaaaatataactggactaaattttatttgttggtggTTTAATACTATTAGCTATTCTCAAAACTTAAATCAGAAACCGACAATGTTCAAGGTATTAACCAATGTATAGACATTCAAATAgacatagaaatatattatttacatgcaGTATAAGTACtgaattttaaagtaattaaagaataataaattggCGAATATTtgcttcttttgtttttttcgattcaagttttaaattgaataaaacatggtaaataataaatacgaaaaaagatttcattaaaaaaatatttatgttacacGGCGCAATGAATAGGCAATATAGTTACATAACTATATAGAAGATAATTTCACAACCTTCAACATTGGCTCAAGTACTCGAATTATTGTTATTCACTTGCACGTCGTGTTATATAGGCACaatgtttttcgtttttactCGTTCTActatcttattagttattggagtttttttttcaaatttgtatttacctGGTGTTGTGCACTATAGTATATTACTGTTAAGTATTAATGGGAAAACCTATTTAGAGCTATGAAAGGTAAGTTGCAAGTGTCGACTGGGGAAATTATCCTTTAATTCATAATTTGcattaaatgaatacaaattagtaagtaataacactaatggttagtaaacaattaatataataataaaaaataaataattagagtGACCATGTATATTttgcaatttaattaaaatctacCTAATGTTctaatgtgttataatttaatcaatctgagtataaaataaaataataattatataaattatgttattcaataacaaccttttacctaaatattatatacaaacaaataacgtaaaatataaataaataataatcggtcACGccatagcataatatatattcttttatttttattccattaATTAATTCGCGGCAACTTAGgtcattgggtggtttttaactgcggggaagggtactgtagattttaaacacgtgtgtttttagTTCGGCAGAATTTTCAAGTGAGCACCCGTAGGCgcatctgccatgcccgggtgggggatggcggcctctctctctagacaccgtgactgcccgaagagaaGTGCCGTCCGTGGCCGAGGTTCGAACCGGTGACGGCGCGCGTCGCAACTGacaccttagtccgctcggccactccacccccccccctatttttgttattataatatatcaatttagcATCTATGTATCAAGAGCTATAGGACGTagtttttatgataaaacagtattcctataatattgttcaggatgacaacatttttaaaaaataagatttttattcAGGCAggtaaataaagtatataatttatactaccaATAATTACCCAGTGACCCTGACCCAGTCATCCGTCACTATGTCATACTCACGTGATGAGCGCCTGATGGTGTTTTATGCACCTGACTAGACCGTCAAACGCGGCACGGCGGCGCCGGTCAGGGTGCGCGTCCGGGCGGCCATCGCCGTCGCCGTACCACATGTCCACGTGCAGATCTTGAACAGCGTCGACGAGAGTATCCACCTGCACCTGCATCTCGGTGACGAACAGCACCATGGCGAACACCATGCCCGAGATGCTGGTCAGCACGCTCAGCGAGACGACAAACTGGGCGGCGTACACAACGGCGTACCGGGCGGTCGTCAGCCGCGTCCACGGCGTCCACATGCGGAATATGAGTGCGGCCGGCGAGTGGATGTCGCCGTTGCGGGCCGCCCAGACGACGGGCGTCATGCACATCATCACGTTGGCGATCGGCAAAACGGCGCCATAAGTGCGCACGAACCGCGAGAACAGCACGTCCGCGGCCGGCCGGCGCCCGTCGTCCCAGAAGTCGCGCCGCACCGCGTCCAGCATCCGGTGCAGCCCGGGCCGGTTGCGCACGCCGATGGCGAACAGCGCCAACGTGGACGACGAGCCGGTGATGTACGTCAGCATCTCAACCGCCTCCTCGTAACTGGTGGCCCGCAAGGCCAGCGACGTGGTCACCGACGTTGTAATGAACGCCCAGAACGCGCATATGATCCACGGGTAAGCCGCGGCCGCGATACGTCCGACTGCGAATATTGTTGATGAATCACgacaggtaataatattatcatgataatgTGTTTCGTtgccgttgttgttgttgttgttgttgtctaCATTGGGGGGTGTGGCAACCCTTTATCCGCCCACGGTCTCAGGGTGATGGgagttcaaaaataataacttaattatttttataaatatccgataaaaatttaactttcaaCTGAAACTAAATACGAACCAGGAACAATTCGGTTCACAAACCACTGTACGTTATCATTGTAATGAAATTATGTTTATTCGATATGAGTCTTGAGTATGAATTAGGTCAGTGGGGTTAGAACTCGGAAACTAATTCGGTAACAGGcactataatttgttataaaagtacattaaagaaaagaatctaaaaatgatatattttcatttaacttTTTACTTACTTTAAGGCACTTATCAAACTTTTACAATAGGTAGTTatatgaatcaaaataaaaattgtgactatgtatttttaatatttttcagctgctattataacaataaattaagggccttgtattaaatttacaagccTTTTGACCcaccaaataaaatttaaatgacattaatagaaaaaaaaaataaacaaattggaaactgaaaatgtccgtaaacaagtcaaaatattttgaaaattttatggtgtaaagAAAATGTTAAGATTAACATAGTGAAAATGtatttacggttatttgtttttgagttacatcaaaaatcaaaatcgattttgtccaAAACAGAAATTAccgtttttcttaatattttttgttttttgaaaacttctgtgcattttttacttttaattatatttaaattagcattttttacaaatggtaacatttttgatatatgttgactctttttgagcttctTATAAGCTTGTgagttttttgaaattttgaaatttttatatttttctcgaTGAAAACTTTTTCACTAGGTAAAAAGCTTGAGTATTTAATGCTAGGTTCAttataagtttcaataatataaatttaaaaatattaatgatacacaggcatgattattttttatatgcatttaaattttaaatgttgacgtgacgtattaaaatttagaaaattttcaaactatttttcagttaaaaatttataaaagtttttccTTTCATAGCAAACATTGGAAATTTTGATAGAAGGTTCTtaccttaaataaaaaaaaagtttacaggaaagtaatattcattttttatgagcgttaaaatttaaaatttttacgatattggatttttatctgtaaattaacaaattttcatttatctatttttgataatttgttgtaattccataatgaatat
This genomic interval carries:
- the LOC132939332 gene encoding uncharacterized protein LOC132939332 isoform X2, coding for MLTYITGSSSTLALFAIGVRNRPGLHRMLDAVRRDFWDDGRRPAADVLFSRFVRTYGAVLPIANVMMCMTPVVWAARNGDIHSPAALIFRMWTPWTRLTTARYAVVYAAQFVVSLSVLTSISGMVFAMVLFVTEMQVQVDTLVDAVQDLHVDMWYGDGDGRPDAHPDRRRRAAFDGLVRCIKHHQALITYFNHFKSYFNLLFIVDILYIMVMTCLCASSVLMANGFSAFHIKMMSLLVIVVSQFFFYCLIGEQFSTMNQQIGDCVYFKLVKCKDSMLSRAGLLIILRTQKPLQLTAMGITTYTASLFTFTVTMRSAYAGLNVLYNSS
- the LOC132939332 gene encoding uncharacterized protein LOC132939332 isoform X1, translated to MKTSENITARKMSVYWLTLLLLNGIYVYPGHGGNRVGRIAAAAYPWIICAFWAFITTSVTTSLALRATSYEEAVEMLTYITGSSSTLALFAIGVRNRPGLHRMLDAVRRDFWDDGRRPAADVLFSRFVRTYGAVLPIANVMMCMTPVVWAARNGDIHSPAALIFRMWTPWTRLTTARYAVVYAAQFVVSLSVLTSISGMVFAMVLFVTEMQVQVDTLVDAVQDLHVDMWYGDGDGRPDAHPDRRRRAAFDGLVRCIKHHQALITYFNHFKSYFNLLFIVDILYIMVMTCLCASSVLMANGFSAFHIKMMSLLVIVVSQFFFYCLIGEQFSTMNQQIGDCVYFKLVKCKDSMLSRAGLLIILRTQKPLQLTAMGITTYTASLFTFTVTMRSAYAGLNVLYNSS